The genome window tctattctCCACTATAATAAATGTAATGTACTTTATCAGTATTTTACTCGAATAGTAGTGTGAaatattatcacaaaaggccTTGGTAATATTAGCAGTGAAActattcattatatattttattttatttattcaagtTTTTGATGTGAGACTTTATATTCTTCGACAACGGGAATGTTGATGTGGCAGAATTTCAAGCCTATCAAGCATTGTCGTGCCGAAAAGTTGCATTGTTATGTTGGAAAATTAAAACACATGATAATGAATGATTGACTTGGATAGTGCCACACAGTGATATCCTTCTTATAGGTAAGTTTTCCTTGTACTCACCCATATGCATatgaattgaaaaagaaattctaacgccatcaaaattaaaaaccagaaacagaaaaaggaaaaaagggtCAGAATTATTGTCCTCCAGAATCAGAagtatattaatatatatatgtatatttaacCCCAGCATATATCAATTAAACCCATCACTGCATGCCTATCAAACAAGCATAGAGCTCCTCAAGCTGTTTAACCTCATGATCACTCACTTGATCTTCATGTTGTTGCAGGCTGGAGCTCCCAACACCCTCTTCAGCAGAAGAAGAATTAAACATTGAGCAAATCACAGGATGAGCAGGCAATTCTTGTGTTTGGTTCAATACCAGCACCAAGTCATGAGCCTTCTTCAGCTCCCCTCCAAGcctctcaacatctttctCCAGCGTCCTCTTTTCAGCTAAGGCAGTCTCCAGCTTTGCTTGGATTGCATTGTAGTCAAGCTCAAGGCTCTGAGTCTTCCACCGGGCACGCTTGTTCTGGTACCAAATCGCAA of Prunus dulcis chromosome 4, ALMONDv2, whole genome shotgun sequence contains these proteins:
- the LOC117626472 gene encoding homeobox-leucine zipper protein ATHB-52-like; the encoded protein is MEFFHTPNHKHSFQHNKKRLTQEQVNLLERSFTSNNKLEPERKLLLAKQLGIPPRQVAIWYQNKRARWKTQSLELDYNAIQAKLETALAEKRTLEKDVERLGGELKKAHDLVLVLNQTQELPAHPVICSMFNSSSAEEGVGSSSLQQHEDQVSDHEVKQLEELYACLIGMQ